A region from the Bombyx mori chromosome 15, ASM3026992v2 genome encodes:
- the LOC101736983 gene encoding zinc finger protein OZF isoform X1, with amino-acid sequence MQHNSVMCRICFRSENNITRLFSDSSVSKGILDKFYLCFQIVMNPEKDLPDGICNQCLKILENVNCFRIMCITIYERFADFRKSFTREMNASKCREDEKDELALHEDKFLEVKTETEGTLLDNNKQTSNFFKCQICDKVLKTMNSLSKHSISMHQNRKHAGTVTGNGIYRLYHCTTCTYSTPHSQTLINHMRRHNGERPFVCECGKSFTQRSSLSAHRKTHSISSNFTCFICGKQFKLDFALKSHLIVHNTGQFKCDICQKVLKYKRSLQTHINRHHNIHNYNCEDCGDTFVSSSELINHKVKHKVDKNMECHLCGYKTHTKKNLIIHLKRHTGNKEYKCNICKVCFFTLGDLHRHQRKHSSEKPYSCPTCTQRFSHSPSVNKHMKIVHGVDYKWGEVRKKQLKDSRLKNKPYQIKNYEK; translated from the exons ATGCAGCACAATTCAGTTATGTGCAGAATATGCTTTCGAAGTGAAAACAATATTACTCGTTTATTTTCAGATAGTTCTGTATCAAAGGGAATTCttgacaaattttatttatgttttcaaATTGTTATGAACCCCGAAAAGGATTTGCCAGATGGAATTTGCAACCAATGTCTTAAAATATTGGAAAATGTAAATTGTTTCAGGATTATGTGTATTACTATTTACGAACGTTTTGCTGATTTTCGCAAAAGCTTTACGCGTGAAATGAATGCTTCAAAATGTCGTGAAGACGAAAAAGATGAACTAGCATTGCACGAAGATAAATTTTTGGAAGTTAAAACTGAAACGGAAGGAACTttgttagataataataaacaaacaagtaatttttttaaatgtcaaatatGTGATAAAGTTCTTAAAACAATGAATTCATTGTCAAAACATAGTATTTCCATGCATCAAAATCGCAAGCATGCAGGCACCGTCACAGGCAATGGTATCTACAGACTATACCATTGTACTACTTGTACTTATTCAACTCCACACAGTCAAACATTAATAAACCACATGAGAAGACACAATGGAGAGCGACCATTTGTTTGTGAGTGTGGAAAAAGTTTTACACAAAGATCTAGTCTTTCAGCTCATCGTAAAACGCACAGTATCTCTTCAAACTTTACTTGCTTTATATGTGGAAAACAATTTAAACTAGACTTTGCATTAAAAAGTCATTTAATTGTTCACAATACTGGTCAATTCAAATGTGATATATGTCAAAAAGTGCTTAAATATAAAAGGTCTCTACAAACACACATAAATCGACAtcataatattcataattacAATTGTGAGGACTGCGGTGATACATTTGTATCTTCTTCAGAACTAATAAATCATAAAGTAAAGCACAAAGTGGATAAAAATATGGAATGTCACTTGTGTGGGTATAAAACACACAcaaagaaaaatttaattatacatttgAAGAG GCATACTGGAAACAAGGAGTACAAATGTAACATTTGTAAAGTTTGTTTCTTCACACTTGGTGATCTGCATCGTCATCAAAGGAAACACAGTTCTGAAAAGCCCTATTCTTGCCCTACTTGTACTCAAAGATTCAGTCATAGTCCCAGTGTTAACAAACATATGAAAATTGTTCATGGAGTGGATTACAAATGGGGTGAGGTTAGAAAAAAGCAGTTGAAAGACtcaagattaaaaaataaaccataccaaattaaaaattatgagaaataa
- the RpL5 gene encoding large ribosomal subunit protein uL18 (The RefSeq protein has 1 substitution compared to this genomic sequence), which translates to MGFVKVVKNKQYFKRYQVKFKRRREGKTDYYARKRLVVQDKNKYNTPKYRLIVRLSNKDVTCQVAYSRIEGDHIVCAAYSHELPRYGVKVGLTNYAAAYSTGLLLARRLLQRLGLDTLYTGTTDVTGDEYNVEPVDNGPGAFRCYLDVGLARTTTGRRVFGAMKGAVDGGLNVPHSIKRFPGYDAESKKFNAEVHRAHIFGLHVAEYMRSLEQDDEDSFKRQFSKYIKLGVTADAIEAIYKKAHEAIRADPSHKKKELKKDSVKQKRWNKRKLTLAERKNRIKQKKASFIKRLQAQAEA; encoded by the exons ATG GGATTCGTTAAAGTTGTGAAGAACAAACAATACTTCAAGAGGTACCAAGTAAAATTCAAGAGGCGTCGTGAAGGGAAAACTGATTATTATGCTCGTAAACGCCTCGTTGTTCAG GACAAGAACAAATATAACACACCTAAATATCGTCTGATTGTGCGTCTCTCCAACAAAGATGTAACATGCCAGGTGGCCTACTCTCGGATTGAAGGTGACCATATTGTGTGCGCTGCTTATTCACATGAGTTGCCACGTTATGGTGTGAAG GTTGGTCTGACAAATTATGCTGCAGCATATTCAACTGGTCTGCTATTAGCACGAAGACTGCTTCAAAGACTTGGACTTGACACCTTATACACTGGCACAACAGATGTCACAGGTGATGAATACAATGTTGAACCTGTCGACAATGGACCAGGAGCATTTAg ATGTTATTTGGATGTAGGCTTAGCACGCACCACTACTGGTGCTCGTGTCTTTGGAGCTATGAAGGGTGCTGTTGACGGTGGCCTCAATGTTCCTCATTCCATCAAAAGATTCCCTGGCTATGATGCAGAATCCAAAAAGTTCAATGCTGAAGTACACAG GGCTCACATCTTTGGTTTGCATGTTGCTGAATACATGAGAAGTCTTGAACAGGATGATGAGGATTCTTTCAAGAGACAATTCAGCAAGTACATAAAACTAGGAGTCACTGCAGATGCT attGAAGCCATCTACAAGAAAGCCCATGAAGCCATCCGTGCGGATCCATCCCACAAGAAGAAAGAGTTAAAGAAAGACTCTGTCAAACAGAAGCGCTGGAACAAACGCAAGCTAACATTGGCCGAGAGGAAAAACAGAATCAAGCAAAAGAAGGCTTCCTTCATCAAGAGACTGCAGGCTCAGGCGGAAGCTTAA
- the LOC101737502 gene encoding ATP-dependent helicase brm produces the protein MASPSPQSSPMPPPQAPSPMGPPTQSPAPPHSPHSPYNQHVNGPPSSHPSSGGPPSISNHMPPSGAIAANANGPPGVSQQHPGLPSGHQMPPHMVGPHMSGPPSHQPHPPGPNGHPNMPGGPQHSNIAAQGPPHGYLQHQMGHMPPGQGQLPMGGAPPSGNGPQGPLGGPMPMGGPPTHGVHPGQGMPPGAPGHMPSHHSMMPGQGPPPHGANTGPYGHPPQAGSTPPAQSGGQPTSGGASTTGPMQHPPSAQTPPHGQGPPQSSSSNGAPPSSSPMQGSLPVTGPDNLNALQRAIDSMEEKGLQEDPRYSQLLALRARSNPQDPSKGLFSNTQLCQLKAQISAYRNLARNQPLPPQVAALATGKRTGESPPECPTPPASGAYGEAQGAAGKPPAAHGGAPPTPLPMTGQMAPPTQHTPPLVNPPVGGVPLRGPAPLRPSAPGAPGTPQTQQLPGAKQNRVTTMPKPVGIDPVQILNERENRIAARIAHRIEILSNLPANMPDDLRLQAQIELRALRVINFQKQLRSEILGQVRRDTTLETAVNIKAYKRTKRQGLREARATEKLEKQQKLEAERKRRQKHQEFLQTVLQHVKDFKEYHRNNLAKTARINKSIMNYHANAEREQKKEQERIEKERMRRLMAEDEEGYRKLIDQKKDKRLAFLLSQTDEYIASLTEMVKQHKQEQRKKQQEEERRKRKSRKKKLLEGGEIDALDDSSQTSDSRVSVVDPKSGEILKGEDAPLLSQLKDWMETHPGWEVMSDSDDSGDDSQDDDEKRKDRHRDDRGDREKTDEEKARDMIKKAKVEDDEYKTEEQTYYSIAHTVHESVTEQASILVNGNLKEYQIKGLEWLVSLFNNNLNGILADEMGLGKTIQTIALVTYLMEKKKVNGPYLIIVPLSTLSNWVLEFEKWAPTVSVVSYKGSPQSRRLVQAQMRSTKFNVLLTTYEYVIKDKGVLAKVQWKYMIIDEGHRMKNHHCKLTQVLNTHYIAPHRLLLTGTPLQNKLPELWALLNFLLPSIFKSCSTFEQWFNAPFATTGEKVELNEEETILIIRRLHKVLRPFLLRRLKKEVESQLPDKVEYIIKCDMSGLQRVLYKHMQSKGVLLTDGSEKGNKGKGGAKALMNTIVQLRKLCNHPFMFQHIEEKFCDHLGTGGTVVSGPDLYRASGKFELLDRILPKLKTTGHRVLVFCQMTQCMTIIEDYLSWRAFQYLRLDGMTKAEDRGELLKKFNDANSEYFIFLLSTRAGGLGLNLQSADTVIIFDSDWNPHQDLQAQDRAHRIGQRNEVRVLRLMTVNSVEERILAAARYKLNMDEKVIQAGMFDQKSTGSERQQFLQSILHQDGDDEEEENEVPDDDLINAMIARSEEELEIFKQIDLERKKTEKHSRLIEESELPDWLVKDDDEVVCNKGQGWNYLDEDETLGRGSRQRKEVDYTDSLTEKEWLKAIDEEFEEEEEEEDDEDEVLDKKKKKGRKRRRNQDDSDEDEVPTSSKKKSKTEINLLKKRLKNIMKKIIDYADENGRVLSEPFMKLPSRRELPDYYDIIKKPLDIKKIVNRIEEGKYNDISDLERDFFTLCANAQTYNEEASLIYEDSVRLRNLFIELRRRHESGQNSDDSDENEKDEEDSDGEFNRSVKMKIKLKGKGKNTPSRKRKPRKHISDDEYYEED, from the exons gGTCAACTGCCGATGGGTGGAGCACCGCCGTCCGGTAACGGTCCTCAAGGTCCTCTAGGCGGACCGATGCCAATGGGTGGACCTCCAACGCACGGTGTACATCCTGGACAGGGTATGCCACCCGGCGCTCCTGGACATATGCCATCTCATCACTCAATGATGCCGGGTCAAGGGCCTCCACCTCATGGTGCAAATACTGGGCCTTATGGCCATCCACCACAGGCTGGTTCTACGCCACCTGCCCAAAGTGGCGGTCAACCTACCTCAGGGGGCGCATCTACAACCGGGCCCATGCAGCACCCACCTTCAGCTCAGACGCCGCCTCATGGACAAGGCCCGCCGCAGTCGTCTTCTTCTAATGGAGCTCCACCATCCTCTTCACCCATGCAAGGGTCCCTTCCTGTTACTGGGCCCGACAATCTAAATGCTCTTCAACGTGCAATCGATTCCATGGAAGAAAAAGGTCTCCAAGAAGATCCCCGTTATTCACAGTTATTAGCTCTTAGAGCCCGCTCAAATCCACAAGATCCTAGTAAAGGACTTTTTTCAAATACGCAACTCTGTCAGTTGAa AGCACAGATTTCGGCGTATCGGAATCTCGCCAGAAATCAACCCTTGCCGCCGCAAGTGGCCGCCTTAGCTACGGGCAAACGTACCGGCGAGAGTCCTCCGGAGTGTCCGACCCCGCCCGCGAGCGGCGCGTACGGCGAGGCGCAGGGCGCGGCGGGCAAGCCTCCCGCTGCGCACGGCGGCGCGCCTCCCACCCCGCTGCCCATGACTGGACAAATGGCTCCACCTACACAGCACACGCCCCCCCTTGTTAATCCG CCGGTGGGTGGAGTGCCGCTTCGTGGCCCCGCGCCATTGCGTCCCTCGGCTCCTGGAGCTCCCGGGACTCCACAAACGCAGCAg CTACCTGGAGCCAAACAAAATCGTGTGACCACCATGCCCAAACCTGTCGGAATCGACCCCGTGCAGATATTGAACGAAAGAGAAAACAG gaTTGCAGCACGAATAGCTCATCGTATAGAAATATTATCAAACCTACCCGCCAATATGCCTGACGACCTTCGGTTACAAGCTCAAATCGAGCTCAGAGCACTCCGAGTGATTAATTTCCAAAAGCAATTGCGTTCAGAG ATATTAGGTCAAGTCCGCCGTGATACAACCCTAGAGACCGCTGTAAACATAAAGGCCTATAAGCGCACTAAACGACAAGGTTTGCGAGAGGCCCGAGCCACTGAGAAACTTGAGAAACAACAAAAACTGGAGGCCGAGAGGAAACGACGACAGAAGCACCAAGAATTCCTACAAACAGTTCTTCAGCACg TTAAGGATTTCAAGGAATATCACCGTAACAACCTAGCTAAAACAGCACGCATCAATAAATCAATCATGAACTATCACGCTAACGCCGAACGAGAACAGAAGAAAGAACAGGAACGCATAGAAAAAGAGCGCATGCGGCG GTTAATGGCAGAAGACGAAGAAGGTTACCGTAAACTGATCGATCAAAAGAAAGACAAAAGATTGGCGTTCTTATTGTCACAGACTGATGAGTATATAGCCAGCCTTACCGAGATGGTCAAGCAGCACAAGCAAGAGCAACGTAAAAAACAACAAGAAGAGGAACGGAGGAAGAGg AAATCAAGAAAGAAGAAGTTGCTGGAAGGTGGAGAGATTGACGCTTTGGATGACAGCTCCCAGACTTCAGACTCAAGAGTCAGCGTCGTGGATCCTAAGTCTGGCGAa ATACTGAAGGGCGAAGATGCGCCGCTGCTGTCTCAATTAAAGGATTGGATGGAGACACACCCTGGATGGGAAGTAATGTCTGATTCCGATGATTCTGGTGACGACAGCCAAGACGATGATG aaaagAGAAAAGACAGGCACAGAGACGACAGGGGCGATCGCGAGAAAACCGACGAAGAGAAAGCGCGAGATATGATTAAAAAGGCCAAAGTCGAGGACGATGAATATAAAACTGAGGAACAGACCTACTACAG CATTGCTCACACAGTTCACGAGTCCGTAACAGAACAAGCTAGTATTCTAGTGAACGGAAATCTCAAAGAATATCAAATAAAG GGCTTGGAATGGTTGGTGTCACTATTCAACAATAATCTTAATGGAATTTTGGCCGACGAGATGGGCCTGGGTAAGACCATTCAGACTATTGCACTGGTCACCTACCTCATGGAAAAGAAGAAAGTGAATGGACCTTATCTAATTATCGTACCGTTGAG TACTCTTTCAAACTGGGTATTGGAGTTCGAGAAGTGGGCTCCCACAGTTTCGGTCGTTTCCTACAAGGGCTCTCCGCAGTCGCGTCGCCTGGTGCAAGCTCAGATGCGATCCACCAAGTTCAATGTGCTGCTCACTACCTACGAGTACGTCATCAAGGATAAGGGAGTTCTCGCCAAG GTACAATGGAAGTACATGATAATTGACGAAGGTCATCGGATGAAAAATCATCACTGCAAACTAACACAAGTACTAAACACTCACTACATCGCGCCGCACCGTCTGCTCCTGACTGGTACGCCGCTGCAAAACAAACTACCAGAACTCTGGGCACTACTGAACTTCCTATTGCCATCTATATTTAAGAGCTGTTCTACTTTCGAACAATGGTTCAACGCTCCGTTTGCAACAACCGGTGAAAAG GTGGAATTAAATGAAGaagaaacaattttaattattcgtCGTCTGCATAAAGTATTACGTCCGTTCTTGTTACGACGACTGAAAAAAGAAGTCGAGAGCCAACTACCTGACAAAGTCGAATACATCATCAAGTGCGACATGAGTGGGCTACAGAGAGTACTTTACAA ACATATGCAGTCCAAGGGAGTTTTGCTGACGGATGGGTCTGAGAAAGGGAACAAAGGAAAGGGTGGCGCTAAAGCTTTGATGAACACGATCGTACAGCTCCGGAAGCTGTGTAATCATCCCTTCATGTTCCAGCACATAGAGGAAAAGTTCTGTGATCACCTCGGTACTGGTGGCACTGTTGTTTCCGG GCCAGATCTATACAGAGCTTCCGGCAAGTTCGAGTTGCTTGACCGGATATTGCCGAAGTTGAAAACAACTGGTCACAGGGTGCTTGTGTTCTGTCAGATGACGCAGTGCATGACCATCATCGAAGATTACCTTTCATGGAGAGCTTTCCAATATTTGAG attgGACGGTATGACCAAGGCAGAGGATCGCGGAGAGCTACTGAAGAAATTTAACGACGCCAATTctgaatatttcatatttttactgTCGACTCGCGCTGGAGGTCTCGGTCTCAACTTGCAGAGCGCTGATACTGTTATCATTTTCGATTCGGACTGGAATCCGCATCAG GATCTACAAGCTCAAGATCGTGCTCATCGTATCGGCCAACGGAATGAAGTACGTGTGCTCCGACTCATGACCGTCAACTCTGTAGAAGAGAGAATTTTAGCTGCTGCCAG ATACAAATTAAACATGGACGAAAAAGTCATCCAAGCTGGTATGTTCGATCAGAAGTCTACTGGATCTGAGCGGCAACAGTTTCTGCAAAGTATTCTGCATCAAGACGGAGATGATGAAGAG gaagaAAATGAAGTTCCCGATGACGATCTCATTAATGCAATGATAGCGCGTTCGGAAGAAGAGCTGGAGATATTCAAACAAATTGATTTGGAACGTAAAAAGACTGAGAAACATTCAAGGCTTATCGAGGAGTCAGAGCTGCCAGATTGGCTCGTGAAGGACGATGATGAAGTTGTCTGCAATAAG GGTCAAGGCTGGAATTATTTAGATGAAGACGAGACCCTCGGACGCGGGTCGAGACAACGCAAGGAAGTTGACTACACGGACTCGCTCACGGAGAAAGAGTGGCTGAAGGCTATCGATGAGGAGTttgaggaagaagaagaagaagaagacgacGAGGATGAAGTTCtcgataagaagaagaagaagggacGTAAGCGACG ACGAAATCAGGACGATTCTGACGAAGACGAAGTACCCACATCATCCAAGAAGAAAAGCAAAACAGAAATCAATCTTCTGAAGAAGAGACTGAAAAATATCATGAAGAAAATAATTGATTATGCAGATGA GAATGGACGAGTTTTGTCTGAACCATTCATGAAACTGCCGTCGAGACGTGAGTTACCTGACTACTATGATATTATCAAGAAACCACTGGACATCAAGAAAATCGTTAATAGGATTGAAGAGGGCAAG TACAACGATATATCTGATTTGGAGCGGGACTTTTTCACTTTATGCGCCAATGCGCAGACATACAACGAGGAGGCCTCACTTATATACGAAGATTCCGTAAGACTTCGGAATTTATTCATAGAACTACGACGAAGACACGAAAGTGGACAGAATTCTGATGATTCTGACGAAAATGAAAAAG atgaAGAAGATTCAGATGGTGAGTTTAATAGATCagtcaaaatgaaaattaaattgaaaggcAAAGGAAAAAATACCCCTTCCAGGAAAAGGAAACCACGGAAGCACATCTCGGATGACGAATATTACGAAGAAGATTGA
- the LOC101736983 gene encoding transcription factor Ouib isoform X2, translating to MQHNSVMCRICFRSENNITRLFSDSSVSKGILDKFYLCFQIVMNPEKDLPDGICNQCLKILENVNCFRIMCITIYERFADFRKSFTREMNASKCREDEKDELALHEDKFLEVKTETEGTLLDNNKQTSNFFKCQICDKVLKTMNSLSKHSISMHQNRKHAGTVTGNGIYRLYHCTTCTYSTPHSQTLINHMRRHNGERPFVCILETRSTNVTFVKFVSSHLVICIVIKGNTVLKSPILALLVLKDSVIVPVLTNI from the exons ATGCAGCACAATTCAGTTATGTGCAGAATATGCTTTCGAAGTGAAAACAATATTACTCGTTTATTTTCAGATAGTTCTGTATCAAAGGGAATTCttgacaaattttatttatgttttcaaATTGTTATGAACCCCGAAAAGGATTTGCCAGATGGAATTTGCAACCAATGTCTTAAAATATTGGAAAATGTAAATTGTTTCAGGATTATGTGTATTACTATTTACGAACGTTTTGCTGATTTTCGCAAAAGCTTTACGCGTGAAATGAATGCTTCAAAATGTCGTGAAGACGAAAAAGATGAACTAGCATTGCACGAAGATAAATTTTTGGAAGTTAAAACTGAAACGGAAGGAACTttgttagataataataaacaaacaagtaatttttttaaatgtcaaatatGTGATAAAGTTCTTAAAACAATGAATTCATTGTCAAAACATAGTATTTCCATGCATCAAAATCGCAAGCATGCAGGCACCGTCACAGGCAATGGTATCTACAGACTATACCATTGTACTACTTGTACTTATTCAACTCCACACAGTCAAACATTAATAAACCACATGAGAAGACACAATGGAGAGCGACCATTTGTTT GCATACTGGAAACAAGGAGTACAAATGTAACATTTGTAAAGTTTGTTTCTTCACACTTGGTGATCTGCATCGTCATCAAAGGAAACACAGTTCTGAAAAGCCCTATTCTTGCCCTACTTGTACTCAAAGATTCAGTCATAGTCCCAGTGTTAACAAACATATGA
- the LOC101736983 gene encoding uncharacterized protein LOC101736983 isoform X3, translating into MQHNSVMCRICFRSENNITRLFSDSSVSKGILDKFYLCFQIVMNPEKDLPDGICNQCLKILENVNCFRIMCITIYERFADFRKSFTREMNASKCREDEKDELALHEDKFLEVKTETEGTLLDNNKQTSILETRSTNVTFVKFVSSHLVICIVIKGNTVLKSPILALLVLKDSVIVPVLTNI; encoded by the exons ATGCAGCACAATTCAGTTATGTGCAGAATATGCTTTCGAAGTGAAAACAATATTACTCGTTTATTTTCAGATAGTTCTGTATCAAAGGGAATTCttgacaaattttatttatgttttcaaATTGTTATGAACCCCGAAAAGGATTTGCCAGATGGAATTTGCAACCAATGTCTTAAAATATTGGAAAATGTAAATTGTTTCAGGATTATGTGTATTACTATTTACGAACGTTTTGCTGATTTTCGCAAAAGCTTTACGCGTGAAATGAATGCTTCAAAATGTCGTGAAGACGAAAAAGATGAACTAGCATTGCACGAAGATAAATTTTTGGAAGTTAAAACTGAAACGGAAGGAACTttgttagataataataaacaaacaa GCATACTGGAAACAAGGAGTACAAATGTAACATTTGTAAAGTTTGTTTCTTCACACTTGGTGATCTGCATCGTCATCAAAGGAAACACAGTTCTGAAAAGCCCTATTCTTGCCCTACTTGTACTCAAAGATTCAGTCATAGTCCCAGTGTTAACAAACATATGA